In a genomic window of Mus pahari chromosome 8, PAHARI_EIJ_v1.1, whole genome shotgun sequence:
- the Arl11 gene encoding ADP-ribosylation factor-like protein 11 — protein sequence MGSVNSRSHKAEAQVVMMGLDSAGKTTILYKLKGNQLVDTLPTVGFNVEPLEAPGHVSLTLWDIGGQTQLRATWKDYLEGIDLLVYVLDSTDEARLPEAVAELKEVLEDPNMAGVPFLVLANKQEAPGALPLLEIRNRLGLEGFQGHCWELQACSALTGQGLQEALQSLLHLLKSR from the coding sequence ATGGGCTCTGTGAATTCCAGAAGTCACAAGGCAGAGGCCCAGGTGGTAATGATGGGCCTCGACTCGGCTGGCAAGACCACAATCCTGTacaaactgaaaggaaaccaGCTGGTGGATACCCTACCCACTGTTGGTTTTAATGTAGAGCCTCTTGAGGCTCCTGGACATGTGTCACTGACTCTCTGGGACATTGGGGGACAGACCCAGCTCAGGGCTACCTGGAAGGACTACCTGGAAGGCATCGACCTCCTAGTGTACGTGCTGGACAGCACAGATGAAGCCCGCTTGCCTGAGGCAGTGGCTGAGCTCAAGGAAGTCCTGGAAGACCCCAACATGGCCGGCGTCCCTTTCTTGGTACTGGCCAACAAGCAGGAGGCTCCTGGTGCTCTGCCGTTGCTTGAAATCAGAAACAGGCTGGGTCTGGAAGGGTTCCAAGGACATTGCTGGGAGCTGCAGGCTTGCAGCGCTCTCACAGGGCAGGGGCTGCAGGAAGCCCTGCAGAGCCTGCTGCATTTGCTGAAGTCCCGCTGA